The following is a genomic window from Nicotiana tabacum cultivar K326 chromosome 3, ASM71507v2, whole genome shotgun sequence.
TTGGGTCTTCCTCAGAGCGAGGGGAACTAAGGAACGGCTGCTAAGGTTCTAAAAGGGGAGGTAGGGTTCTGTCCCTCTAGAAAAAAAAACGGGCGTTTAGGGAAATGGGGAAAGGAAAACGAAGTAGTTTTGCCACTATACTACGCGGTTTTGTTGCTCAGGCCTTATAGGCATTTCGGGGGCGTTTGCACCTATACCTATTTTTTTGTTCACGTTTTAACTTATATCTGCTTGGGaaaaaaattacaagcgtacccacttttcgcATAATTCAAGCATATGGGCCTTAAGTAGCAAAAAAATTTACCTAAAGTGCagcaaaacttcagatatttttgcatgAAGTTTGACCTGTCTTGCAAAGGCAATCATGCATACTTCAGTTCAATAAAACAACAGCATGtgttggctgaagtttttgtatgtaattgttgaacttaagcattctagtagtTGAAGCTTTGttctgtatttgctgaactttagcatgttttagctgaagcttttgattgtaattgctgaacttcagcattccaGTAGCTGGAGTTTTAttctgtatttgctgaacttcagcatattttagttgaagctttgttatgtttgtgatgaacttcagggctgaagtttattttgtatttgttgaacttcagcattctaggagctgaagtttttgaatctggctatttttgaatttctcccaaattTTTATCTTCAATGTTTACAAATTATCCATTGTTgttaattttttcttgattttttaagaaactattttttttttcaaattttcgagtTACGGCCATCCAACTGAATAAATAATACAATCAGccagaacaaaaaaaaaaagtgttatgaaacaataaaagaagaagaagagtattgcagagaaaagtagggagagagaattcttattgattttgggatgaattacaatggaataaaaccctctatttatagggaaagggtgacttagccaccaagtaatgaacctagaatctctctaaaaatagacattcaccataaatataactctatttataacactctccCTTGAATATCTATTCAatagataatgtgtctcgttaaaatcttaactaaaataaaacccaatgggaaaaaaattctagaaaaggaaaaagagtacacatatctaacaatacgctttttggttgcctcgttaaaaatcttgcaaggaaaacccagcgGGACAAAactttgtaagggaaaaagaatacaacgcgtattaactccccctaatGAGAGCATTAATTCACATCTTTAAGCatttgcattccaatcttgtgcactaTCTTCAAACGATCTTTGTTAGAAACTTGATAaataaatcagccatattaacttgaatgaatatattGCATCCTGAAACCATCATTCTTGATAGAGATGTAATGTCTTCATAAACTTTCGTAGAATGaccttttcaatatctccatagaggtattctcgctatcacattatcatgcttatagttatagcaaaaTACATGTGTGCACAAATTACACTTATCATACGGTACTTGGggaccaagaattgtatatgcttcaagcgatttaaatccttcaaggattgtcatataagttaagtcatataagccatataatagactttagatgcatatcaaatttttatgtcatgctagacatataagatatcgaaaactgattgcacataccattgactttatactttcaagtatttgaacaacatagacaaaattatatgtctttcatatggaatcaattctacttgaattatgtctcttccatttggccaatacttttgtgtctatattcgatagacttaagatcctcatctatacttagcgctatgaTAGATGTCGTCGATAAACATTTTATGTCGGTTCCAATAtgtttcataaagacataacatagagatctcttcattcatatattcaggtacctgaatctctcatgagactttataaagtgttatgtcatgtgatcttctagatcacttgcctcccttattatgatcattttgatcatttgttcaTCTTCTTAATCAAGAggtttatttgaaaccgatttgtctatatggtttaagcgtaccatagactttgtccttctaggacttaataggagcatttgcaatgagaatatagttactttctttgggtcagcaaatgcgtctagcatactttgcaatatattgcagatgaattatctttttatgaacttcaagtttatattATCGTATTTGAGGATCTAGatatacaaatgataattcattccacatAACTTTTTCTCAACTATTTATCGTCTCTCCCCCCTCATGTTGGAAAAACTAACTTGTTTTCCTCAACTCTGAAAATTCATCTTTGTGTGTTATGGTGCTAATCAAAATACACACTGCACATTAATAATAATACGATGAAATTATTTGGTTTCTGACCCAGAAGCACTTGTGatgggagaatgtaatatactttcgtatataacctatatcaaactgatatagataactttgttctcataagcaatagtttagctattaagtggaggcactcaataaattattttgctaaaccaactgtgatgtaaCTCAATTTATCAAGATAAACTATCTTGGATAGAAAAGctggaaattatgctctaaattaaattattgagcaaattACCTTGCAAACACTAAGTTGCAGGTTAaaaataatcgcacatgtaaccatctcatagatgcatcttatgtggtatacatggcaggtgaatgagcccatattcacctttgatatttccagcattcatgggattcaatcccaattttagttggtcaatttaattaatgagaacatgcaatataagagaattcgtaaagaactttctagttctttaatatttatccatgtgaattctcttttatttttgcacatcatggCTAAATCAATTATGCCAACTGGATAAATTATCAAAAttgataaacttcaggtttacaccatgatgcgtgcaattatcaataaacttcaagtttattataatatgggtttttatatcaataaacttctactttattgtTGCATCCTTTTATTTATGCAGTACAAAttggagaataaagcgggtagctCCTCACATATATATTACCCCgttacaagttgtagtaatagaagatattaaatctttcctttatttatagtctcaatataatcgATCGCTTTCGCGTATACTTTggaaactgaataagtttctttgagacttactacaacacaataaATTGACATGACAATCAATTGTATtccttcaaaataataataattggctcttccaaAACTCTCAATTAATTTGGtgctaccacatattcatcaacatccctATGGTggatatctcttttaaagagaaagttataccattatggttatggtcaaaattatatgcaaaatcTGTTTCTTGCATTACCGTTGTCTTTAAATAATCACATTGCCAGAATATTTTGGCGTACAGTAGGTACGTCACCAATGACCATTcctgccataataatgacattattttcttatatcatctcaaACCTTCTTCTAGAGGTGAGTATgatatattcactaccactagcacattcatattcttccaagaatgaatatgtattcataaataagatgttgtcacattcacatcatgaatggaccataatcatctatatgtactttataaaatctcatgtcaaatcgatgacaaacattactttcacagagtgaaggattattttgagaatccttattattctcattactcaatgatgacgattataatttatTCGTCTATTGctacgtccacatccattgatacattcataatagtaattttgtcttctttcagacttatcacatattgctatcacattctcttaagggaacgAGAATGGAGCAAATTCAATAGGACGGGTTTTCAATTCCttgcccacaatcatacatggatttgatcatggcaaggcatagaaattttaccactttgggtggttataatttctttcaaactccattagagttgcAATCAAACTTTATCGTTTTTGcctgtatttaaaatcaaattatagaatgtcaagaatttgaaatagaaaagtaaaatacttGCCTTAAATTCAggatttaatcatgaaggaagttcatagAACAATtaacaatcattatgctcaatcccaaaacttctactcaattggtcagagtctcgtgctgataacgtgttatgaaacaataaaagaagaagaagagtattgcagagaaagtagggagagagaattattattgattttgggatgaattacaatgaaataaaaccctctatttatagggagagggtgacttagccaccaagtaatgaATCATAGAATCTCTCTGAATATAGACATTCATCataaatataattctatttataacaaaaagGATACTTTCTAGCAAcaagtgaaaaaaaaatgaatagcATAATCCTCACATAAAACTTGCTACCACGAGAAGAACTAATTAAAAGATAGAAGAATAAAGCTAAAAAGATGATAAATAAGAACTTATTTGATAATATTAAGCAGTGGAAGCAAACAAGATGAAGAATCTTAAGAGTGGATCCAAAGCTCTAAATATGAATTCTAACTGTACGTAGCTGGATCAATCCAAGTTCCAAATATTTAGCTGTACGTAGTTATAATTTTGTTCAATAAGAATTTTATTTCTAGAGggtaatataattaattttacattagacataatttttatttaattaatttaaaatatttaaaattttatactTAACTAAAGTTTGGACTAATATTAAGTGTTTGTTCATGTAAGAATTCTAATATTTGGGGGGCGGAGGGGAGGGGATAGGAAAAAATCGATTATCATATAGTATTAAAGTCAAATTGGAAACATGCAAACCTATAGCAATAAGGATGAACTAGTAGTGGACAAATATATTCTAAATGCAAACTTTTAGCAATAAGAATAAATTAGTAGAAGACAAATGTAATCTATATAAGTtgtcattaattttttttttctttttctattcatTTTATTATAAAAGATTAACGCAACATTAGTTATTCGTATACATTATATTGTCACTTGTCAATATTTTTCTATAAGTTAAAGGGTCAATCTCTTCGTTCACAAACCTTCACAAACCAaaagatttaatttttaattttattattttgacaAATCATTGAAGAATTATGATAAAAAGTATGTTTGTGTTACTTGTTCGTTTACCGTATTAAATTGcaaaataacaataatttcataAGATATTCACAAGCATATGAGGATTTATATGGGGTATGattacttcttttttttattgACGTAGCTAAATAGATCAACATCATGACTTTCAAAAACTTACACtttcttatttaatttattattttataaaaaaacttAAACATAGTGTTTTAATACTAATATTTATGcaagtttttaaaattatatatttattaaaatagggTATACGCTAAAACTAGTATTATTTATAACAACATAGTAATTTTTGCAAATTTAGACTTCCCAACTCAGACTTTTATACAGAAACTTGAAACTTGTTTTTAATTTATCCTTTTATTGGGAACGTGCATAGAAATAGATTTTATGTTGCAGCATGAACCTTGAAGGACTTAGAGAAAAGTTAAATGAATTTAATGTAATCATTTTAAGAAGTAACTTTTGATAGATGTCAACGAGATTAACAGTTCCGCaaatcaattaagaacaaaaaccATTTATCTTCTTAATATAAATACTTTTGCAGTACTTTCTTATGCGAAACTAGACGTATAATAAACCAACTCACTCCTAAGACATTGGCACTACACAGACCACGTCCCACAGCTTGGTGTTTATAAAATAgacagatttacaagtggtcattcaaaaatagccacagttttaaaagtaatcgacatttagtcactttttatgtaaagataaatctgaacgttCAAAattattatactggagttccagtatattatgttggaattccagtataatatactggagttccaatataatattccggtccaacataatatactggaactttcAGCGTGttggagtttcagcataatatgctggaagttcacacaCAGGTGcatcgatctccagtatattatgctggaactttccgtgttgcagcaaaatattggctatttttcaatgactttgcaaacacgGGCTATTTTTGTATGACCGGTCCAAAAACTGGTTAGCTCGTGCTATTAAAGTATGACTAGCAGGTTGCAAATAAATACCATTACCTAGGTAACAATGTCAATTAATCTGGTCGAGCCGGGTACATGAGCaaatggcctaaattatggaatAACAGGCTTTGAAAGTATTAAACTTACTTTAcgtttaagcaaataaacaatGTTCGGTCTATCTTAAACGGTGAATTCCCTATTTAAAATCCACGCCGGAGAACAAACTCAGCAGTTGGGATATTGTAAAGTTCTTCTTCGGACATGCCCATCATGGATCTTACTGGAATGTCACTAGGTGCTTCAACTGCTGACCAACCCTTGGACTGCTCAACTAGCTCAAGAATCTTCGCCAAAAAATAACAAAGTTAATACACATGGATGACTACTTCATCAGTGACAGGTTCCTTATTCTTGTAAGCAGCTATAAGTCCAGCATAGCAGAATTTATTAAGACCAATACCAGCAGCAGTCATGTCCCTAACAATTGCAAAGTTGGAAGGGCAGCCAATCAGATGCCAGAGGAAACGAAGATTACGAATCCAACAGAAAAATAAACCACGTAACACCATGGTTTGGAAAGATTGGATGAAACTTGACACTGAAACATCAACAAGGAGAGCAGAGAAGTTTTGACGCTGCAGGAAACTTTATGGTTCTGCATCCAGTAGCTTCCTATAGCATATTTATCAAAAACTGTTTTCACTAATAAGCAGATTCTTTCAGTTAAATGAACTCTAATCGTATCAACATGTTACTATCCAGACTATACACTAATAATTTGCTGTATTCCAGACTATCCACTACATGATGGACCTAATCGTACAACTAACTAAACAGATATCAAGATATGTCCATTTTTGTCATCTGGGAAAGATCTTCTCAAATCATCCCAAGCCTCAATACTCCAAACATCATCCAAGACAACAAGAAAACGCTTAAATTTCAAGCTTTTGTACAGCTGATCGGCTAATTCATCATTGGTTTTTGTGTAGGCATCAGAGAGATCAGTGATATGGCGCAAAATGCCTAATAGCATTTCCCTAACCTGATACTGTTGGGAAGACAGTAATCCAAGCATGGATATCAAAACGATTCACCAAGCAAGGATCATTATAAGAGGCTCTGGCAAGAGCAGTTTTGCCTATTTCACCCATACCTACTATTGGGACAATATTGAGTTCAGGTGACAATCTAAAGAGTCGACATCTGATTCTTTCCAAGTGATCATTGAAGTCCCAAAATCTGTTTTCTTGATGTGAAGCTTGTTCTGATGAATTACCAAGTAAGGACTCCCCTGCTTGGAAATCTTTGGTGCCATGAGCAAACGGATTAATGGTCTTCAGTTTCTTGTTTACAGACGAAATTTCTCTGAGTAATTCTTGCAATCCATATACTGATATCATATGAGCATTTCCTT
Proteins encoded in this region:
- the LOC142178426 gene encoding putative disease resistance protein At1g59620, whose protein sequence is MIKLTVIKPTPTVLYGIKTLKFVELWNASKIAPFSFPGLIETLEKLLNQDSCLFPEKRATFEALYSEVSSLQAFIQLPSATKPEMRIWERLIRDVAYKAEYAIELCLCTSHINRSGENEGNAHMISVYGLQELLREISSVNKKLKTINPFAHGTKDFQAGESLLGNSSEQASHQENRFWDFNDHLERIRCRLFRLSPELNIVPIVGMGEIGKTALARASYNDPCLVNRFDIHAWITVFPTVSG